In Pelotomaculum isophthalicicum JI, the genomic stretch GTGAAATGGTCGGGTACTTATTCAACGCCAGCCATCGGATTTGCTGTTACGAGCAACAAATCCAAGTCTATTTTGACACAACTGGCGATCGGTTTTCAAGGTTCATCGAAAAATTTTGGCCTTCACAGCCATTTTTGTTGTTGTGGAATTGGTGCTATTTACCATTAACTGCATAACTCATGTATTAATTATTCTTCACTTTCAAAAAGATAATTGTTATGGTATATATTCAGTGAAACCGGTATCAAGGTATGGCGTTATCACCGCTCACTCCAATGCTCAGCGCCGACAGCACCACGGCTCGCTTCGGACCGAACTAGCGGCGCTGCAAAGGCGGCGATAGGCTGGTTATGGGAGAAACCCGTTATCCACCAAACTAATTATACTCAAATTCATAACGTTGGTAGCCCGCTGGTTTCGCGCCGCAGTTCGGTTACCCTCGCTTCGCCGGGTGCTGTTACCGGCGCTCCGCAAGTCGTTCACTAATGATAACGCCATACCTCAGCTTGGTTTACTGAATAGTTACTTGTTATGATAGTCCGGTAGATACCGGTTCAATAAAATAAAATTGATGGATCAGTAATTATATTTTTATCTTATGTAAGAATTAACATATGGGGGTAAAATCATATGACGGGAGTATGCAAAGGAAAAAGTAATACTAAAAGAGATGAGAAAAGGGAGCCACGTCTGCCACTGGTGCCGGTTGAGGAGATGCCTGAGAAGACGCGTAAAATGATCCTGGCCAGCGGGCCGACCAACAGCCTGAATATTAATAAGATGATGGCCCACGCGGAGAACAGTGTGCGTCATTATATGCGGCTGGGCAGTTCGTTATTGTCACAGGTGAAACTGGACGCGCGCCTGCGTGAGTTATCCATACTGAGGGTGGCCATTTTGTGCGATTCTTATTACGAGTGGTACCAGCACGAAAAGATGGCGCGGGAGGCGGGGGTTCCGGAAGAAAAAATTGCCGGTGTAAAAATAGGCCCGGATGAGGAATGCTTCAGCGGGTTGGAGAGGTTGGTGCTGGAGTACACTGATGAAGTTACTGTTAA encodes the following:
- a CDS encoding carboxymuconolactone decarboxylase family protein, producing the protein MTGVCKGKSNTKRDEKREPRLPLVPVEEMPEKTRKMILASGPTNSLNINKMMAHAENSVRHYMRLGSSLLSQVKLDARLRELSILRVAILCDSYYEWYQHEKMAREAGVPEEKIAGVKIGPDEECFSGLERLVLEYTDEVTVKVKSTDETFRKLAERFDHRELVELTLIIGFYNMVARFLENTEVQVE